The following nucleotide sequence is from Candidatus Methanoperedens sp..
TGATGATGAGGGATTCCATCTCCGAAAGTTCCTTTGATATTTTTTGTAGGTTCCTGTTCTTCTGTTTTATGGCTTCTGTTATACTGCTTGCGGTTTTTCCAATATCATCAAGTTGCAGGATAGTCTCATCAAGGTCAGATTCTTTGAATTCTTTTGAAAGCGCCTCATGGTTGCTGACCGATATGTTTAAAGAAGCACCGGCTGCAGCGATGGTATTTTCAAATTCCAGTGTTTCCCGTGTATATTCATCGAATCTGGATGCAAGCGGGAGAGCCTGCAAATATTTATTATGCAGGGGTTCAAGTTTATTTATTTCTTCTTCAAGCGCTAAGATAGTTCCATCAAGCCCTTCGAATTTCAAAAGATTTTGTATCAATACATCCCGTTCTTTATTGCTCGAATCCATAAGCTCCGGTACTTTTTCAAGTGTTTTCAGTTCCTTAAGGTTTTTCTTGATATTTTCATCCAGCGCTTCAAATTGCTTATCCGGAGATGCTAACGATTTCAGGTCCTGCTTCTTTTTTTCCATCAAATTATTAACAAGTTCGATTTCCCCTTTTTCGCCTCCTAACGAATCTTTCAAATGGAACCTTTGATTGAGTTCATCAAGTTGTTCCAGACAACCATCTATCATTTGCGGCACATCCTTGTGTGAACCAATATCTGACCTTTTTGAATCAATGAGATTTTCAATTATGACAATTTGCTGCGAAGGATTATTGAGATCTTTCAGGTCTTTTTCGCTGGATATTATCTCTGAAGCAATATTCTTGATATGGTTATTAATAGAATCGATCTCAACGTTAAGGCTGGATTTTTCGTTAATTCCGGATAATCTTTCCTGTATTCCAATAAATGCTGCAGGAATATCAGGTAATTCTTCAATGTCCTTGTTTTTTGAGACTGCCAGTGCCGTAATATTTTGAAATTCAGTGACGGATTTTGTGAAGTCATCAAATTCCTTTTTTTTAGATTGCAGGTTCTGTGATATCTCTTTGAGTTCTTCGTCGCTTCCTGTTAATGGCCTGGTGTATGATGAAGATAAAGATTCCAGTTTTTCCCGGATTGCATCGATTTCTTCTTCAATTCCTTTATACAACTCAAGGTCCTTCTTTTTTGATCCGGCCAGCACAAGTTTTTCCTGTGTCTTTTTTCGCGGATCACCGAGCCGGGAAAGTTCTTTTATGTTGTTTTTCAAACTCGTCTCTAACCCGTCTAATTCCCGGTTCTTCTGATTTAGTTCATCATTGAAATAGATATTAAAATCACTTACCGAGGTACATTTGATGCCATTCAATATCGGACAGACTCCATGCGTTCCTGCAAGCTTCATATTTTTCTTTGTCTGCGTAATTGACGATTTTAAAACTGCATTCTTGCTGTTAAGCTCCTGCTGCGCCTGTTCAAGAGCAGTCTGTTTTTCAGCAAGCGGAATAAGAGATGCGATCTCATTTTCAAGGTTTGTTAACTCTGCTTTGATGGTTTTTGCGCGCTCTTTTTTTTCATGTGCCATCCTTAATTGAAAATTAATAGCAGTGAGTGATTCAAACAGGGTTGATAATTTTTTAATTTCTTCAGAAATGGATTTTTGCCTTTCAATGACCGGAAAAAGTTCATTTTTTCGTGATTCGAGGCGCGCTATCTCATCGCGCAATTTTCTGGCAAGAACTTCCTTTTCTTTTAAGGAAGATATTTCCAGGGACAGATTCTTCAATAACGTTTCGATATCTTTCAATTCTTTAATCCTGTTCTCAAACTCAACCTGCCTGTTTTTCATTGGTAAAAGCATCGATATCTTCTGGTTTTGCTGCAATATCTCCTGTTTCATATTCTCAACAAGCTGCGCTTTTTCCCGAAGGTTTGAAAGACGCGAAATAAGTTCAGTCATCGGTTCTTTTAGTTCTTTTTGAAGAAGTTGTATAGATTCTTCAAGTTTGTGCGCAGCTTCTATCTTTGGAATAAGAAGTTTCTTGTTCTCTTCAAGCCCCTCATTTTCAATAAAAAGCGTTCTTCTGCGCTCAAATTTTTCATTAAGGCGGCCAATTTCAAGATCTATTTTTGCACACTTTTCTTTCAGTTTATCCCGTTCTGCACGTGATATATTGAGTTCTTTTAGCTTTCCCGACTTTTTATGGAACTCTTTTTCAACTGGCTCAAGTTCATTTTTGATATCCCTTGCATATTTAGCCCGCGCAAGGTCAGAGCGCGCCTTTTCAAGCTGTTTTGAAAGACCTGCAAGATGTATCCGTTCATTTGCGATCTGAGTGTTAAGAGCATCCAGATGTGCCTTCTTCTCTGTAAGATCTTTTTTTTTCAGGGTAAGTGCGGAAATCCTCTGATTTAATTCGTTGATCTCTTTTTTCAACTCTTCTATCTCAGTTTGCAGTGCTACTTTTTCATTTTTCAATTCAGGATACTTCTCTGTGCGGGTTGCAAGCGGGATGAGTTCTCTTTCCATTTCCTCGATCGTCTTTTTTATCGCATTCGTTACAGGAAGCAAATTATCAAATGCCGTCTTATATTCTTCAACTTTCAAAATATTATCAAATATGATCTTCCGGTTTCTTGCAGCCTCAAGAAAGGCAGTGGTAAACGTAGCCTGCGGCACACCTATGGCATTCTCAAAAAGCGCTGGCAGTTCTTCTTCTGACCTGATACTTCGGAACATATTGCCTGCAAGCCATGCCTGGACATCTTTTTTTCCCTTTATCTCCCCAATGGGAGTCCTTATGAAATAATCGCTTCCACTTCCGATTTTCCTGTGTATCGTATATTCTATCTCATCTTTTCCCTCAATAGTCACTGCAACAAAGCCTGATTTTTCGCCATGGCGCAGGAAATCCCCGTGGTTAAATGGCAGGAAATCAAAGAGCGCATAGCCTATTGCTTCAAGTATGGTTGTTTTCCCGTGCCCGTTCTCCCCGCAGATGCCGTTTATGCCTTCAAAAAATTCAATCGTTTCATTTGAGTAGGATTTTATTTTTTTAAGCTCCAGGGATTTTATGAGCATTATTCCTCCATGCGGGAAAGCAGGGTTTGCTGCTGTGCCTGGCGTTTGCCGTTATTCCTGACAGTTTCAGATGCAGGCGGGCGTATTTTTTCAAAACACCACCTGAGGTCGGTCCTTATTTCATTTTCTTCAATTCCCGCAGCAGCCTTCTTTTTGACATCGATCATGGTATTTACTATTGTATCGACGTTATCCCTGAACCTGGCGTCAAGTTTTACTCTTTCGGAAAAGACACGTTGTTCGATCTGCTCGCGTGAAAGCCCCCGTACATCACCCTCATTGATAGTATATTGTGAATTGCTCTTCTCTATTTTAACCTCGCAGGCAAGGGGCTTGAATTCTTCTTCCAGCATTTTCTTTATATGATCTATATCGATATCCGATTTAGGAAAGTTCAACTCGCCGTACAATAAAAGTTCAACAAGAGGTTTATTATCAGAAAGGGTTGCAGGCTGTTTCTTCAGGATATTCCCAATATTTAAATAAAGCGCAGCAGGATTGGCAATACCACCAACATCCATTTTCATTCTCCTGACTGGCCTGGCCATCGGTGTTATGAGTTTTGCGCCGCTATCTCTTACATGATAGAAACCCTTGGGCAGCCCGTACTCGTTCATGGATATCATTTCAATGCTGCCGGAATTGTATACCCAGCTATCTACTTCATACTGCATATGGTAATGCCCCAATGCAAGGTAATCCACAACTTCTTTTAACTGCATAAGCGAACTGTAAGGAATTTCACCGGCTTCTGCCTGCTTTACCTGTCCTTCCATCCCAAAATGCATCATCAGGACAGTATATTTTTCCCCATTAGCCGATGTAATTTTTCTAATTTCATCTGCTATCTGGGGAATTATTGAACTGGTGTTGGAGCCAAGGTATCTTACTCCAAAGATACGGACTTTTTCAAGCTCGACATAATCCCCCATGAGCTTTACGCCACTTACACCATCAGCTTCTTTTAGCCTGATGAGTCTTAGCAAACCCTGTGAATTCAATATCTCAAGCCAGCTTTTCCCATCCTTGTGAAATGCAAGGTCATGGTTTCCTTCGATGGCATAGACCTGTGTAGACGGACTTCTGTCTTTGAGTTCACGGAGGACTTTATATGCCTGTAGATAGGTAGGCGCATTTATATTCCTCTTATGAAAAAGGTCGCCTGATATAAGAATGAATTCAGCCCTGTGTTCAATGGCATATTTTATGACAGATTGGAAAGCACGGGCATAATCACGGAAGCGTTCTTCAAGGCCATATTGTGCATAGCCCAGATGGAAATCGCTTGCATGGATGAAGTTCATGTGGTGTTAAGATGTTGTTAGGGGTTAAAAATTGTTGCGGGGGCGGATTGAAAGTGAAGGACTTTTCTTGATCAATTTATTTATACTCAATAAATGCCTTTCCAATATCTTGGAAAAGTTTAA
It contains:
- a CDS encoding exonuclease SbcCD subunit D encodes the protein MNFIHASDFHLGYAQYGLEERFRDYARAFQSVIKYAIEHRAEFILISGDLFHKRNINAPTYLQAYKVLRELKDRSPSTQVYAIEGNHDLAFHKDGKSWLEILNSQGLLRLIRLKEADGVSGVKLMGDYVELEKVRIFGVRYLGSNTSSIIPQIADEIRKITSANGEKYTVLMMHFGMEGQVKQAEAGEIPYSSLMQLKEVVDYLALGHYHMQYEVDSWVYNSGSIEMISMNEYGLPKGFYHVRDSGAKLITPMARPVRRMKMDVGGIANPAALYLNIGNILKKQPATLSDNKPLVELLLYGELNFPKSDIDIDHIKKMLEEEFKPLACEVKIEKSNSQYTINEGDVRGLSREQIEQRVFSERVKLDARFRDNVDTIVNTMIDVKKKAAAGIEENEIRTDLRWCFEKIRPPASETVRNNGKRQAQQQTLLSRMEE